In Camelus bactrianus isolate YW-2024 breed Bactrian camel chromosome 10, ASM4877302v1, whole genome shotgun sequence, a genomic segment contains:
- the CCDC89 gene encoding coiled-coil domain-containing protein 89, translated as MPQEETALRMDTPPSEEPLDKQNEKPENQEEKMEFKELDGLKEALANLRGLSEEEKSEKAMLCSRIQEQSQLICILKRRSDEALERCQILELLNTELEEKVMLEAEKLKAKSEHAQKLEERFMTLAANHELMIRFKDEHKSQNVRLREENERLRLENDHLFSQALKDQEAKVLQLTAQSEALAKELQTLKQRCAQDACQAQAREKELLALQRQQTCAHTKETEQLRSQLQSLEQQHEQAMEQMAKAEQMQSRLNQELQARLQTVTHEKEELLQLSMERGTVLQNKQAEIHQLEEKLETADVARRRALERFEQEAMAVDSNLRVRELQRKVDGIQKAYDELRLQSEAFKKHSLDLLSKERELNAKLRHLFP; from the coding sequence ATGCCTCAGGAAGAGACAGCTCTCAGGATGGACACCCCTCCCTCTGAAGAACCATtagataagcaaaatgaaaaaccagaaaaccaggaagagaaaatggagttTAAGGAACTGGATGGTCTGAAGGAAGCCTTGGCAAACCTCCGGGGACTGTCCGAGGAGGAGAAGAGTGAGAAGGCGATGCTTTGTTCCCGCATCCAGGAGCAATCCCAGCTTATATGCATCCTAAAGCGGAGGTCAGATGAGGCCCTGGAGCGCTGCCAGATCCTGGAGCTGCTCAATACAGAGCTGGAGGAGAAGGTGATGCTGGAAGCTGAGAAGCTGAAGGCCAAGAGTGAGCATGCCCAGAAGCTGGAGGAACGCTTTATGACCCTGGCAGCCAACCATGAGTTGATGATCCGCTTCAAGGATGAGCACAAGAGCCAGAATGTCAGGCTGAGAGAAGAGAATGAGAGACTGAGGCTGGAGAATGACCACCTCTTCAGCCAAGCTCTGAAGGACCAGGAGGCCAAAGTTCTGCAGCTCACCGCCCAGAGCGAGGCCCTAGCCAAGGAGCTGCAGACTCTGAAGCAGAGATGTGCTCAGGATGCCTGCCAGGCACAGGCGCGAGAGAAGGAGCTGCTGGCGCTGCAGAGGCAGCAGACCTGCGCCCACACCAAGGAGACAGAGCAGCTGCGCAGCCAGCTGCAGAGCCTTGAGCAGCAGCATGAGCAGGCCATGGAGCAGATGGCGAAGGCTGAGCAGATGCAAAGCAGACTGAACCAGGAGCTGCAGGCCAGGCTGCAGACCGTTACTCATGAGAAAGAGGAGCTATTGCAGCTGTCCATGGAGAGGGGCACGGTGCTTCAGAACAAGCAAGCAGAGATCCACCAGCTTGAGGAGAAGTTGGAGACGGCTGATGTGGCCAGGAGACGTGCCTTAGAGCGGTTTGAGCAAGAGGCCATGGCTGTGGACAGTAACTTGAGAGTCCGGGAGCTTCAGCGCAAGGTAGATGGGATCCAGAAGGCCTATGATGAACTCAGGCTGCAGTCTGAAGCCTTCAAAAAGCACAGCCTAGATCTTCTAAGCAAGGAGCGAGAACTCAATGCCAAACTCCGCCATCTCTTTCCATAA